Proteins from a single region of Chryseobacterium sp. W4I1:
- a CDS encoding aldehyde dehydrogenase family protein, with protein MSTITEPKSETAFQWPEFKNKYDNYIGGKFTPPVNGQYFNVVSPVNGQNFTQVAHSSKEDLELAVNAADKAFQTWKNTSSTERSIILNKIADRIEQNLEHLAIVETIDNGKAVRETLAADLPLAIDHFRYFASVIRADEGSHNELDKDTVSLIVHEPLGVIAQIIPWNFPILMAVWKLAPALAAGNCVVLKPAESTPVSIMVLMEIIGDLLPAGVINIVNGFGAELGRALVTNPKVAKAAFTGSTATGRLVMQYATENIIPVTLELGGKSPNVFFSSVMDADDEFLDKAIEGAVLFALNQGEICTCPSRLLVQEDIADAFIEKVIERVKAIKVGNPLDKTVMMGAQASQIQKDKILSYIQLGKEEGAEVLVGGDINNVGEGLEEGFYIKPTIFKGNNRMRIFQEEIFGPVLAFTTFKDEEEGIKIANDTIYGLGAGVWTRDAHQLYNVPRQIQAGRVWVNQYHSYPAGAPFGGYKQSGIGRENHKMMLDHYRQTKNMLISYNKNKLGFF; from the coding sequence ATGAGCACAATTACAGAACCAAAATCAGAAACCGCTTTTCAGTGGCCAGAATTTAAAAACAAATATGATAATTATATCGGCGGTAAATTTACACCTCCGGTAAACGGACAGTACTTCAATGTAGTTTCTCCGGTGAACGGGCAGAATTTTACCCAAGTGGCACATTCTTCCAAAGAAGATTTGGAACTGGCCGTGAATGCCGCTGATAAAGCATTCCAGACCTGGAAAAATACATCTTCTACAGAGAGAAGCATTATATTAAATAAAATTGCGGATAGGATCGAACAAAATCTGGAGCATCTAGCCATTGTTGAAACCATCGACAACGGAAAAGCTGTAAGAGAAACGCTTGCTGCCGATTTACCCCTTGCTATAGATCATTTCAGATACTTTGCTTCGGTAATTCGTGCAGACGAAGGTTCTCACAATGAGCTTGATAAAGATACCGTATCCCTGATTGTTCATGAACCTCTTGGAGTGATTGCACAGATTATCCCATGGAATTTTCCGATACTGATGGCTGTTTGGAAGTTGGCTCCGGCTTTAGCCGCGGGAAACTGTGTAGTTCTGAAGCCTGCAGAAAGTACTCCTGTTTCCATTATGGTTTTAATGGAAATTATTGGCGATCTGTTACCAGCTGGGGTTATTAATATTGTCAACGGCTTCGGTGCAGAGCTTGGAAGAGCATTAGTGACCAATCCCAAAGTGGCAAAAGCAGCATTTACAGGGTCTACCGCTACGGGCAGACTTGTCATGCAATATGCGACAGAAAATATTATCCCTGTAACTCTTGAGTTGGGTGGTAAATCTCCAAATGTATTTTTCAGCTCAGTAATGGATGCAGATGACGAATTCCTTGATAAAGCAATTGAAGGAGCTGTTCTCTTCGCCCTTAATCAGGGAGAGATATGTACGTGTCCTTCAAGACTGCTCGTTCAGGAAGATATTGCAGATGCATTCATCGAAAAAGTGATCGAAAGAGTGAAAGCTATTAAAGTAGGAAACCCGCTTGATAAAACGGTTATGATGGGTGCTCAGGCTTCACAGATCCAAAAAGATAAGATTCTTTCCTATATTCAGTTAGGAAAAGAAGAAGGAGCAGAAGTTCTGGTTGGAGGAGATATAAATAACGTGGGAGAAGGCCTGGAAGAGGGTTTTTACATTAAGCCTACCATATTCAAAGGAAACAACAGGATGAGAATTTTCCAGGAAGAGATCTTCGGTCCCGTGCTTGCGTTCACTACTTTTAAAGATGAAGAAGAAGGAATTAAAATCGCCAATGACACGATCTACGGACTTGGTGCGGGAGTATGGACAAGAGATGCCCATCAGCTATATAATGTTCCCCGCCAGATACAGGCCGGAAGAGTTTGGGTGAATCAATACCACTCCTATCCTGCCGGAGCACCTTTTGGAGGATACAAACAGTCGGGAATAGGCAGAGAAAACCATAAAATGATGCTGGATCATTATCGTCAGACTAAAAATATGCTGATCTCCTACAATAAAAACAAATTAGGTTTCTTTTAA
- a CDS encoding helix-turn-helix domain-containing protein: MNNDNKFLLNTPELKKESQLLNLVENQTKFNLNNCEFSIYETHKAAFGVKLHFENIAFTAMLRGKKHMKLDNKTNYFDYFPGESVLVAPGETMVIDFPEADLSPTQCISLSLNPDFIEDSLNYLNYSLPKVDETSQWNIQLDEFFLFNNQSLTSATNNIMRIAMDDNSQKDIMADFALKELLIRLMQTQARSMVEKNIAKNKSRIGFAVDYIKKNLHQKLSIESMAKLAYVSKSNFFKMFKDELGTSPNDFILQERINRAKELLAGQNSIKETAYQTGFSDTNYFTRVFKQLVGVTPKNYQIRAEFSDRYLNS, translated from the coding sequence ATGAATAATGATAACAAATTTTTATTGAATACTCCTGAATTGAAGAAGGAGAGCCAGTTATTGAACCTTGTTGAAAACCAGACAAAATTCAATCTAAACAACTGTGAATTCAGTATATATGAAACACATAAAGCAGCTTTTGGAGTGAAACTTCACTTTGAAAATATTGCTTTTACAGCAATGCTGAGAGGTAAAAAACATATGAAGCTGGACAATAAAACGAATTACTTCGATTATTTTCCCGGAGAAAGCGTTCTGGTGGCACCCGGTGAAACCATGGTGATCGACTTTCCTGAAGCGGATCTATCACCCACACAATGTATCTCTTTAAGCCTTAATCCTGATTTTATAGAAGATTCTCTTAATTATTTAAATTATAGTCTTCCTAAAGTAGATGAAACTTCACAGTGGAATATCCAGCTGGACGAGTTTTTTCTTTTCAATAATCAATCTTTAACATCTGCTACCAACAATATCATGCGAATAGCGATGGACGATAATTCTCAGAAAGACATCATGGCAGATTTTGCCCTGAAAGAACTTTTGATCAGACTAATGCAGACACAGGCCAGAAGTATGGTAGAAAAAAATATAGCTAAAAATAAGTCGAGGATAGGGTTTGCAGTGGATTATATCAAAAAAAATCTACATCAAAAGTTATCGATTGAAAGTATGGCAAAACTTGCTTATGTAAGTAAATCCAATTTTTTTAAAATGTTTAAAGATGAACTGGGCACTTCTCCTAATGATTTTATTCTGCAGGAAAGAATCAACAGAGCTAAGGAATTGCTTGCAGGGCAGAACAGCATTAAGGAAACAGCCTATCAGACAGGATTCTCAGACACTAATTATTTTACGAGAGTGTTTAAGCAATTGGTGGGAGTTACTCCGAAAAATTATCAGATACGAGCTGAATTTTCTGACCGATATCTGAACAGTTAA
- a CDS encoding hydroxymethylglutaryl-CoA synthase family protein: MTFGIEAAGYYVPSLYLGIKDLAEKRGIDPAKLEKGLGLYKMGFPDVHEDAATFAAEALLKLIKDQNLNPKDIARIYLGTESALDAAKPTASYAMQMVEKVLEKEFGERSFKNCDVVDMTFACIGAVDALHNSLDFVRVNPDKKAVVIASDYAKYELASSGEYTQGGGAVALLISSKPDLLEIENNWGVATESVFDFFKPRRQYNKQDLVAAPETFPDKIEVFTDEPVFDGQYSNQCYQDRIREAYHHYKEITGKDKPYEDWRYLIFHLPYAFHGKRVFTEIYSLENELSYKTPDEQKAVAKSEAYLTFINEKIEKSQRASSEIGNMYTASIFMALFSALQVSFNEGEDLTGAEIGFLGYGSGSKSKVFAGKVSENWKTAVSKWKLFENLENRTAVDFETYEKLHRKQLQTSVNKNYKGFGLISIESDNPVLNGARYYDYKD, translated from the coding sequence ATGACTTTTGGAATTGAAGCAGCAGGCTATTATGTACCGTCTTTGTATTTAGGAATCAAAGACTTGGCGGAGAAAAGAGGAATTGACCCGGCAAAACTGGAAAAAGGATTGGGGTTATACAAAATGGGATTTCCGGACGTTCATGAAGATGCAGCTACATTTGCAGCAGAAGCTTTATTGAAGTTGATCAAAGACCAAAATCTTAACCCTAAAGATATTGCCAGAATTTATTTAGGTACCGAAAGTGCCTTGGATGCAGCAAAACCTACCGCTTCCTACGCTATGCAGATGGTAGAAAAAGTGCTGGAAAAAGAATTTGGTGAAAGAAGCTTCAAAAACTGTGATGTTGTGGATATGACCTTTGCCTGTATCGGAGCAGTGGATGCTCTTCATAATTCACTTGACTTTGTAAGGGTGAATCCGGATAAAAAAGCAGTGGTTATTGCCAGCGACTATGCCAAATACGAACTGGCTTCATCCGGAGAATATACTCAGGGAGGGGGTGCTGTTGCCTTGCTGATTTCATCCAAACCTGATCTTCTGGAAATTGAAAATAACTGGGGAGTTGCTACAGAAAGCGTTTTTGACTTCTTTAAACCAAGAAGACAATACAACAAACAAGATTTGGTTGCGGCGCCGGAGACTTTCCCGGATAAAATTGAAGTTTTTACAGATGAGCCGGTTTTTGACGGACAGTATTCAAACCAATGCTATCAGGACAGAATCAGGGAAGCCTACCATCATTACAAAGAAATTACAGGTAAAGATAAACCTTATGAAGACTGGAGATATCTTATTTTCCACCTTCCCTATGCCTTTCACGGTAAAAGAGTTTTCACTGAAATCTACAGCCTTGAAAATGAACTTTCTTACAAAACTCCGGACGAGCAAAAAGCGGTTGCGAAATCTGAAGCATATCTGACTTTTATTAACGAGAAAATTGAAAAGTCACAGAGAGCCTCCTCTGAAATAGGAAATATGTATACGGCATCCATTTTTATGGCACTCTTCTCCGCACTGCAGGTTTCTTTTAATGAAGGCGAAGACCTTACAGGAGCTGAAATAGGATTTTTAGGATATGGCAGTGGTTCAAAATCGAAAGTTTTTGCAGGAAAAGTATCAGAAAACTGGAAAACAGCAGTTTCAAAATGGAAGTTATTTGAAAATCTGGAGAATAGAACTGCAGTTGATTTTGAAACCTATGAAAAACTGCACAGAAAACAGCTCCAAACTTCTGTCAATAAAAACTACAAAGGTTTTGGACTGATTTCTATTGAATCAGATAATCCTGTGCTAAATGGAGCGCGATATTATGATTACAAAGATTAA
- a CDS encoding NAD-binding protein, with product MLINNNYDPAFALDLMLKDILLANNAGADFPLSKVLIETYQSAHNEGFGKDDVIGIINYLKK from the coding sequence ATGCTGATCAATAACAATTATGATCCGGCTTTTGCTTTAGATCTTATGCTGAAAGATATTCTTCTGGCAAACAATGCAGGCGCTGATTTTCCCTTATCAAAGGTCTTGATAGAAACTTATCAGTCTGCTCATAACGAAGGTTTTGGAAAAGATGATGTGATCGGGATCATCAATTATCTGAAAAAATAA
- a CDS encoding NAD(P)-dependent oxidoreductase, producing the protein MDTEKIGFIGLGNMGHPMAKNLEKAGFPLSVYNRSPEKAEDFKENSTVYNQIEKLVKSSSIIFTMLTDDHAAKAVYEEILKSDISGKLFIDMSTISPQASGELYGAVKIKEASFIDAPVAGSTIPATEGTLIIMAGGEEKDLQRAMPYLEKLGKTVKHLGKNGKGIAAKLSINYFLSAIYQGLAETVLLSDKLGIDRIDMLEIINESASGSGATKVKNAHADQ; encoded by the coding sequence ATGGATACAGAAAAAATTGGATTCATCGGATTAGGGAATATGGGCCACCCTATGGCTAAAAACCTGGAAAAAGCAGGATTTCCACTGTCTGTGTACAACAGATCTCCTGAAAAGGCAGAAGATTTTAAGGAAAATTCTACTGTTTATAATCAAATTGAGAAGCTGGTAAAAAGTAGCAGCATCATATTCACTATGCTTACTGATGATCATGCAGCAAAGGCTGTATATGAAGAGATTCTGAAATCAGATATCAGTGGTAAACTTTTTATAGATATGAGTACGATTTCTCCGCAGGCTTCTGGTGAACTATACGGAGCAGTCAAAATTAAAGAAGCTTCCTTTATTGACGCTCCTGTAGCAGGAAGTACCATACCGGCTACAGAAGGTACACTCATCATTATGGCAGGAGGTGAAGAAAAAGACCTTCAGCGGGCAATGCCCTATCTTGAAAAACTGGGAAAAACGGTAAAACATTTAGGTAAAAACGGAAAAGGAATTGCAGCAAAGCTTTCCATCAACTATTTCTTATCTGCTATTTATCAGGGATTGGCAGAAACTGTTCTGTTATCAGACAAGTTGGGGATTGACAGGATAGATATGCTGGAAATCATTAATGAAAGTGCCAGCGGAAGCGGAGCAACGAAAGTTAAAAACGCCCATGCTGATCAATAA
- a CDS encoding chloramphenicol acetyltransferase, whose amino-acid sequence MKIIDVDSWKRKEHFEFFSKMESPYFGFTTEVDCTKAYAYAKEKEQSFFATYLHRSMIAVNAVDELKLRILDGKVVLYDTLHAGTTIGRTDGTFGFAFIPFSPDFEVFNAVMKEEIEAVHHSSGLRLNNGELGKDLIRHTTIPWHTFSALLHPTSFNNSESVPKITFGKFSIRDGKKFLPVSVEAHHGLADGIHIAKYLEEFQKELDGEI is encoded by the coding sequence ATGAAGATTATAGACGTTGACAGCTGGAAAAGAAAAGAACATTTTGAATTTTTTTCAAAGATGGAAAGCCCGTATTTTGGCTTTACTACTGAAGTTGATTGTACCAAAGCCTACGCTTATGCAAAAGAAAAGGAACAGTCTTTTTTCGCTACTTATCTTCACAGGTCAATGATAGCCGTAAATGCTGTGGATGAGCTTAAACTTAGAATTCTGGATGGTAAGGTTGTTTTATACGACACTCTCCATGCAGGAACCACAATTGGCAGGACAGACGGGACTTTCGGCTTTGCATTTATTCCTTTTTCACCGGATTTTGAGGTTTTTAATGCTGTTATGAAGGAAGAAATAGAAGCGGTACATCATTCATCAGGACTTAGATTGAATAATGGGGAGCTTGGCAAAGATCTTATCAGGCATACAACAATTCCGTGGCATACTTTCAGTGCCTTACTGCATCCTACAAGCTTTAACAATTCGGAATCTGTTCCTAAAATCACATTTGGAAAATTCAGTATCCGTGACGGTAAAAAGTTTCTTCCGGTTTCTGTGGAGGCACATCATGGATTGGCAGACGGAATTCACATTGCAAAATATCTGGAAGAGTTTCAGAAGGAGCTTGATGGTGAAATTTAA
- a CDS encoding Crp/Fnr family transcriptional regulator has protein sequence MITEDILISFGAETKNYKAGTLIFREGEFPHFYFQIEKGKIKLNNYTESGKEFIQNIFSDCHSFGESLLFVDRAYPMNAVAMEDSSILRLPKSNFLKLIRENHEISHNVYRCLAERMYYKYIMLYNLSFQNPVLKLKQLMDYLKSYYEDKTPYSFQIPLTRQQLASLTGLRVETVIRAIKSMEKDKILKIENRKIMY, from the coding sequence ATGATCACTGAAGATATATTGATTTCATTCGGAGCAGAAACCAAGAACTATAAAGCGGGAACTCTTATTTTCCGTGAAGGTGAATTTCCCCACTTCTATTTTCAGATCGAAAAAGGCAAGATCAAGCTTAATAATTATACTGAAAGCGGTAAAGAATTTATTCAGAACATTTTTTCAGATTGCCATAGCTTTGGGGAATCTCTCCTTTTTGTAGATCGTGCTTATCCCATGAATGCAGTAGCTATGGAAGATTCCAGTATTTTGAGGCTTCCTAAATCCAATTTTTTGAAGTTGATAAGGGAAAACCATGAAATTTCTCACAATGTTTATCGATGTCTGGCAGAAAGAATGTACTACAAATACATTATGCTTTATAATCTTTCTTTCCAGAATCCCGTGCTGAAACTGAAGCAGCTGATGGATTATCTTAAAAGTTATTACGAAGACAAAACACCCTACTCTTTTCAAATTCCACTCACCAGGCAGCAACTGGCTTCCCTTACAGGTCTCCGTGTAGAAACTGTAATAAGAGCTATAAAAAGTATGGAAAAGGATAAAATTTTAAAAATTGAGAATAGAAAAATAATGTATTAA
- a CDS encoding MBL fold metallo-hydrolase, with product MKIIPLKEGNFSASRTKDFTLLTDENYNTVKGIKMSVQPFLIITAKDYILVDAGIGWKNAAGKTVISEILEKENIKPEQITKLLLSHLHKDHIDGSIIKNGNDFKAAFPNAEIYIQKRELAFSLENKGNPSFDFDTLNKLISLPNIVWMDEDYGNINDEISFEVVGGHTPFMQVFWVREDNETVFYGADDLPQESYLKYHLAYKSDFDGRKAMELRLKWQKEANENQWKILLYHDLDKAVIQI from the coding sequence ATGAAAATTATTCCGCTTAAAGAAGGCAATTTCTCTGCCAGCAGAACCAAAGATTTTACACTGTTGACGGATGAGAATTATAATACAGTCAAAGGAATCAAAATGTCTGTTCAACCCTTTCTTATCATAACAGCTAAAGATTATATTCTTGTAGATGCCGGAATCGGATGGAAAAATGCCGCAGGAAAAACTGTGATTTCTGAAATACTGGAAAAAGAAAATATTAAACCTGAACAGATCACCAAACTCTTGCTTTCACATCTTCATAAGGACCATATTGACGGCAGTATCATAAAAAATGGGAATGATTTTAAAGCAGCCTTTCCAAATGCCGAAATTTATATTCAGAAGCGTGAACTGGCTTTTTCTCTGGAAAATAAAGGCAACCCTTCTTTTGATTTTGATACCCTCAACAAACTGATCAGCCTTCCCAATATTGTCTGGATGGATGAAGACTATGGAAATATCAATGACGAAATCTCTTTTGAGGTAGTAGGTGGACATACTCCGTTTATGCAGGTATTCTGGGTCCGGGAGGATAATGAAACTGTTTTCTATGGTGCAGATGATCTTCCACAGGAATCTTATCTGAAATACCATCTTGCTTATAAAAGTGATTTTGACGGTAGAAAAGCAATGGAATTGAGATTGAAATGGCAGAAAGAGGCTAATGAAAATCAATGGAAAATACTGCTTTATCACGATCTGGACAAAGCAGTAATCCAAATATAA
- a CDS encoding NUDIX domain-containing protein — MDSKEQLLQQSIKAKEIFLPHISADPVIFGFEQNELKVLLLKTNYRKKWLLPGGYIKKDEDLDEAVKRILEERTGVADIYLEEFGVFGKKNRSESYFEDFDESLFQKQRFISVGYYALYNPSKFNIIPDQYSETCEWIFLSRLEEIELAMDHREIIDKALLTLRQKIAAIPVGRNLLPEKFTLPELQKLYEAVLGKELNRGNFYRKMKDLGILTKLEEQRRGGAHKAPDLYSFDEENYVKALKNGLDSW; from the coding sequence ATGGATTCTAAAGAACAGCTTTTACAGCAGTCAATTAAAGCAAAAGAAATTTTTTTGCCCCATATTTCAGCTGACCCCGTTATTTTTGGATTTGAGCAAAATGAGCTTAAAGTCTTACTTTTGAAGACCAATTATAGAAAAAAATGGTTACTCCCGGGCGGTTATATAAAAAAAGATGAAGATCTGGATGAAGCTGTTAAAAGAATTCTTGAAGAAAGAACCGGCGTTGCAGATATCTATCTTGAAGAGTTCGGGGTATTCGGAAAGAAAAACAGGAGTGAATCTTATTTTGAAGATTTTGATGAATCTCTTTTTCAAAAACAGCGTTTCATTTCTGTAGGCTATTATGCACTTTACAACCCATCAAAGTTTAACATTATCCCCGATCAATACAGTGAAACCTGTGAATGGATATTCCTCAGCAGACTGGAGGAGATTGAACTTGCAATGGATCACCGGGAGATTATTGATAAAGCTCTTCTTACATTGAGGCAGAAAATTGCGGCAATACCTGTCGGACGAAACCTTCTTCCTGAAAAATTTACTCTTCCCGAACTTCAGAAATTGTATGAAGCGGTATTGGGAAAAGAACTTAACCGTGGAAATTTCTACCGGAAAATGAAGGATCTTGGAATCCTGACCAAACTTGAAGAACAAAGACGTGGCGGAGCGCATAAAGCCCCCGACCTCTACTCTTTTGATGAAGAGAATTATGTAAAGGCTTTAAAAAACGGACTTGACAGCTGGTAA
- a CDS encoding MFS transporter, which yields MHASSSPGISRSVIWLMAVISGLVVANNYYNQPLLALISDDLHISETAASRISVLTQVGYALGLLLLVPLGDKFLRKKLILIDLVLVFGSLLWMTFATELWMLYAASLLIGATSVIPQLFVPIAAELSSDKEKSSNIGLVMSGLLLGILLSRFIGGIVGELWGWRAMFGIAAGLMILVWLAVYKMLPEMLPNFKGTYKELMRSVVHLAKTQPILQLASFRGAMAFGSMCALFTTLVFHMEKPPFNAGSSVVGSFGLAGAVGALAAAKVGKLQKYLDINRIILYSLFIVVGSWAFTYFAGETYWGLIVGVILVDLGVQSSHIMNQTNYFLIKSNAVNRLNTVYMVSYFIGGSLGTWLASMAWQYAQWEGVCFVGVSFGLLAIIAHVLFCKKVNKSQL from the coding sequence ATGCACGCAAGCTCATCTCCTGGTATTTCCCGTTCTGTAATCTGGCTGATGGCCGTTATTTCAGGTCTTGTAGTAGCCAATAATTATTATAATCAGCCTTTATTGGCTCTTATTTCTGACGATCTCCATATTTCTGAAACTGCAGCAAGCAGAATTTCTGTACTTACCCAGGTAGGATATGCTTTAGGACTGCTTTTGCTGGTACCGTTAGGTGATAAGTTTTTACGTAAAAAATTAATTTTAATTGATCTTGTTCTGGTTTTCGGGTCACTCCTCTGGATGACCTTTGCTACAGAATTATGGATGCTGTATGCTGCGAGCCTGCTGATAGGAGCTACTTCCGTCATTCCACAGCTTTTTGTACCTATTGCTGCTGAGCTGTCTTCTGATAAAGAAAAATCTTCCAATATAGGACTTGTGATGTCCGGGCTGCTTTTGGGAATACTTTTGTCCCGGTTTATTGGAGGTATCGTAGGTGAACTTTGGGGTTGGCGGGCGATGTTCGGAATTGCAGCAGGACTGATGATCCTGGTTTGGCTTGCCGTTTACAAAATGCTTCCTGAAATGCTTCCTAATTTTAAAGGAACCTATAAAGAACTGATGCGCTCGGTTGTTCATCTGGCAAAAACACAGCCTATTTTGCAACTGGCTTCGTTCCGTGGAGCAATGGCCTTCGGGTCGATGTGTGCTTTATTTACAACGTTGGTCTTTCATATGGAGAAACCGCCTTTCAATGCGGGTTCTTCGGTAGTGGGAAGCTTTGGTCTGGCCGGAGCTGTAGGAGCCTTGGCCGCTGCAAAAGTGGGAAAACTTCAGAAATACCTGGATATCAACCGGATTATTTTGTATTCACTTTTTATTGTGGTGGGAAGCTGGGCTTTTACCTATTTCGCGGGCGAAACCTATTGGGGATTAATCGTTGGTGTGATCCTGGTTGACCTTGGCGTACAGTCCAGCCATATTATGAACCAAACCAATTACTTTTTAATCAAATCCAATGCGGTTAACAGATTGAATACGGTTTATATGGTTTCTTATTTCATTGGTGGATCACTCGGAACCTGGCTTGCTTCTATGGCCTGGCAATATGCACAGTGGGAAGGAGTATGCTTTGTAGGAGTGTCTTTTGGTCTGCTGGCAATCATTGCTCATGTGCTGTTCTGCAAAAAAGTGAATAAATCCCAACTTTAA
- a CDS encoding helix-turn-helix domain-containing protein, whose amino-acid sequence MGKVKENSTNNINKKYIQECDLSYAVCKIGGRWKLLILNRLKDGKLRFSEVRDRICGITERMLTLQLRELEKEGLVKRTIHAQVPPRVDYELTDIARELIPIWEELEKWGNKHRDLVHLLTVEPKN is encoded by the coding sequence ATGGGGAAAGTAAAGGAAAATTCGACAAATAATATTAACAAAAAGTATATCCAGGAGTGCGATCTATCCTATGCAGTCTGTAAAATTGGAGGAAGATGGAAATTATTGATTTTAAACAGATTAAAAGACGGGAAATTGCGTTTCAGTGAAGTCCGTGACCGTATCTGTGGGATCACAGAAAGAATGCTTACTTTACAGCTGAGAGAGCTGGAAAAAGAGGGATTGGTAAAAAGAACTATACATGCCCAGGTTCCGCCAAGAGTAGACTATGAACTTACGGATATAGCCCGGGAGCTGATCCCGATATGGGAAGAGCTCGAAAAATGGGGAAATAAGCACAGAGATTTAGTTCACTTACTTACAGTTGAGCCTAAAAATTAA
- a CDS encoding alpha/beta hydrolase, which yields MELTSSITQIISHLEKIQSFNSQDPLDDTRKYLETMTLQLSGKKEAVTMIEEMNILMDDRKIPIRIYRPKGKSIEKSSAIIYIHGGWFIAGGFETHDAVVRKLANTTGSTVIFIDYRLAPEYPFPAGLNDCIDISKWVVDNAESLGIDKDQIGIIGDSAGGALAASVSTQIGELLKFQILIYPAADNQLNTKSWKTYENGPVLNKEGGIQAWKWYHPEGADRPNPLAVPILIKDFKNTPSTLVLIAEHDALRDEGEELSQHMKDAGIPVRISFYKDMVHGFMHMGEILNEVQKATDEMAAFAHQHLKTTGK from the coding sequence ATGGAACTAACATCATCAATAACCCAAATTATCAGTCACTTAGAAAAAATACAGTCATTCAATTCACAGGACCCATTAGATGATACCAGGAAATATCTTGAAACCATGACCCTTCAGCTCAGTGGAAAAAAAGAAGCTGTTACGATGATCGAAGAAATGAATATATTAATGGATGACCGCAAGATCCCAATTCGTATCTATCGTCCGAAAGGAAAAAGTATTGAAAAATCATCAGCTATTATTTACATACACGGTGGATGGTTTATTGCCGGCGGTTTTGAGACCCATGATGCAGTTGTCCGGAAATTAGCCAATACTACAGGATCTACAGTGATCTTCATAGATTACCGCCTTGCTCCGGAATATCCTTTTCCTGCAGGATTAAATGACTGTATTGATATTTCGAAATGGGTCGTTGATAATGCGGAATCTCTGGGAATTGACAAAGATCAGATTGGGATTATAGGAGACAGTGCGGGGGGAGCCCTTGCAGCCAGTGTTTCGACTCAGATAGGAGAGCTGCTGAAATTCCAGATACTGATTTATCCGGCAGCCGATAATCAACTTAATACAAAATCTTGGAAAACGTATGAAAATGGACCGGTTTTAAACAAAGAAGGAGGTATCCAGGCCTGGAAATGGTATCATCCTGAAGGAGCAGACCGTCCCAATCCTTTGGCAGTACCGATTTTGATCAAAGATTTTAAAAATACGCCATCTACATTGGTTCTTATTGCAGAACATGATGCTTTGAGAGATGAAGGAGAAGAGCTGTCACAGCATATGAAAGACGCAGGAATCCCCGTCCGTATCAGCTTTTATAAAGATATGGTTCATGGCTTCATGCATATGGGAGAGATCCTGAATGAAGTTCAAAAGGCTACTGATGAAATGGCAGCATTTGCGCATCAACATCTTAAAACTACAGGAAAATAA